GGCATGAGCGGTGCGGATCACCTGCTCGCCCAGCCCGGCTGAGTACCCCTCGCCTGCTTCCTGTTCGGGGTATGTGAGCGCGATGCTGGCGACCGGGTGTCCCGCATGGTCGAGAATCGCGGCGGCGACCGAGGCGAGTCCCGGCGTCACCTCGCCGTTTTCCACCGCGTAGCCCGAGCGGCGCACGTTGCCGAGCACCT
The window above is part of the Mycobacteriales bacterium genome. Proteins encoded here:
- a CDS encoding IclR family transcriptional regulator C-terminal domain-containing protein; the encoded protein is SGRAMLAALPAAQVRALFPDPAAFVLRNGAGPGSPSALRQVLGNVRRSGYAVENGEVTPGLASVAAAILDHAGHPVASIALTYPEQEAGEGYSAGLGEQVIRTAHALSRRLGG